The Erpetoichthys calabaricus chromosome 5, fErpCal1.3, whole genome shotgun sequence genome has a segment encoding these proteins:
- the LOC114652796 gene encoding protein BCAP-like, which translates to MGTGYALLLPPSLSAHLSFTLCLQLSAVGNNTTEQNVELNDERIRIVNKEKGRRAVLQCTPLSFQEEEIKIDKLHESVLTSEKVNSIDGWLPKQDKYLITTNKNLHNNFQSSQMSIVSIPSMKMESSRHDCVCYFSENEFADAKGNASLIHHIISEQNQANGLVAANTPFHNEQPTKNGAKEKESGNMLDINFLDHSGDIWWVLDNIRMVSEKLKTELERSLKREMVLAHEVEHLRHRGECSCSETIQYANERNDRRNAHANKTEAKNLQQNPISLQKENDICDPEHSTSDTYNKPFMSSVTLLGNASPITSSSDPIKMTQSNNDPSNSKKPGEPCCGEERDQNDIEITESLPETQIKLLQDMTLLKATLETLQFENEALKAQVEQWKSNSKMFSNDIVTPETDIVELQQKNENLQNKLLIEERNCKECLKEMKKLVYKYNSLRYYTKDLEQEKRQLTSEKQAISHVLEVQKSENQRLQCDLQENKEKTNTLEKKLADIVKEFNFVRRLLDTTQETCKQQEKEIAALFSEKEALLQVLQQTKDEKLSAILALQEATIDRRTLQKEIDSLVIQKSAAKMKLLETTEKDEAEKVLGGCMGNEGVMLPKIAKLQEDNCFLQQELEQHVQKTLQQEASIRKLKEERVLLENCLAAVQNEKNALQLEMKQLHKDFIDLTNKSVGCFICKCQMQADSQKILPDIIKKEERKDEEYSLEVNKEISIKSGSGFSTNFEEMEFANKIVKTYLKKKGKHQE; encoded by the exons ATGGGCACCGGTTACGCGCTCCTTCTCCCTCCTTCCCTCTCTGCTcatctctctttcactctctgcCTTCAATTATCAGCCGTTGGCAACAATACAACTGAACAGAACGTGGAACTCAACGACGAGCGAATTAGAATAGTTAataaagagaaaggaagaagagCTGTTCTGCAGTGCACCCCACTGTCCTTCCAG GAAGAAGAAATCAAAATTGACAAACTACATGAGAGTGTCCTAACATCTGAGAAGGTCAATTCTATAGATGGTTGGTTACCAAAGCAGGATAAGTATCttattactacaaataaaaaCTTACATAATAATTTTCAGTCATCTCAGATGTCTATTGTCAGCATACCCTCAATGAAAATGGAGAGCTCCAGACATGACTGTGTGTGTTATTTTTCTGAGAATGAATTTGCGGATGCAAAAGGAAATGCAAGTTTGATTCACCACATCATTTCAGAACAAAATCAGGCTAACGGCTTAGTGGCTGCAAATACTCCATTTCACAATGAACAACCTACAAAAAATGGAGCTAAAGAGAAGGAGAGCGGGAATATGTTGGATATAAATTTCTTAGACCACAGTGGTGATATCTGGTGGGTATTGGACAATATCAGAATGGTCAGTGAAAAGCTAAAAACAGAACTGGAAAGGTCCTTAAAAAGGGAAATGGTTCTTGCCCATGAAGTAGAACATCTGCGGCACAGAGGTGAATGTTCATGTAGTGAGACAATTCAGTATGCTAATGAAAGAAATGACAGAAGAAATGCACATGCAAACAAGACAGAGGCCAAAAATTTGCAGCAAAATCCCATTTCTTTACAGAAGGAGAATGATATATGTGATCCTGAGCACTCTACAAGTGACACATACAATAAGCCTTTTATGTCCAGTGTAACTCTGCTTGGTAATGCCAGCCCAATCACATCTTCTAGTGATCCAATAAAAATGACACAGTCTAATAATGACCCAAGTAATTCTAAAAAGCCAGGAGAACCTTGCTGCGGGGAAGAAAGAGATCAAAATGATATTGAAATAACAGAGTCTTTACCTGAAACACAGATCAAGCTTTTACAGGATATGACCTTATTGAAAGCTACACTAGAGACCTTACAGTTTGAAAATGAGGCCTTGAAAGCTCAAGTAGAACAGTGGAAATCAAACTCGAAAATGTTTAGCAATGACATTGTAACCCCAGAGACAGACATTGTTGAATTGCAACAAAAAAATGAGAACCTTCAGAACAAGCTTCTGATTGAAGAAAGAAATTGTAAGGAGTGTTTGAAAGAGATGAAGAAGTTGGTTTATAAATACAACAGCCTGAGATATTATACCAAAGATCTGGAGCAGGAAAAAAGACAGCTAACATCTGAGAAGCAAGCAATAAGTCATGTACTTGAGGTACAAAAAAGCGAGAATCAAAGACTGCAATGTGATCTTcaagaaaataaagagaaaactaacACATTGGAAAAGAAGTTGGCAGatatagtgaaagaatttaattttgtgaGGAGACTGCTTGACACAACTCAAGAGACATGCAAACAACAGGAAAAGGAAATAGCAGCCCTGTTCTCTGAGAAGGAGGCTCTTCTTCAGGTTTTACAGCAGACAAAAGATGAAAAACTTAGTGCCATTTTAGCACTGCAGGAGGCCACAATCGATAGGAGGACTCTGCAGAAAGAGATTGACTCTCTTGTCATtcaaaaatcagcagcaaaaatgaagTTGTTGGAAACGACTGAGAAGGACGAGGCTGAAAAAGTACTTGGTGGTTGCATGGGAAATGAGGGTGTGATGTTGCCTAAAATCGCAAAGCTGCAAGAGGATAACTGTTTTCTCCAGCAGGAACTGGAACAGCATGTCCAAAAAACTctgcagcaggaagccagcatcCGAAAGCTTAAAGAGGAACGTGTGCTGTTAGAGAACTGTCTCGCTGCCGTACAAAACGAGAAAAATGCTCTTCAGCTTGAAATGAAACAGCTTCACAAGGACTTCATTGATCTCACTAATAAAAGTGTTGGATGCTTCATTTGTAAATGCCAGATGCAGGCAGACAGTCAAAAGATTCTTCCAGATATTATAAAGAAAGAGGAGCGAAAAGATGAAGAATATTCACTTGAAGTGAATAAAGAAATCAGCATCAAATCTG GTTCTGGCTTTTCCACAAATTTTGAAGAAATGGAGTTTGCTAATAAAATTGTGAAAACATATttgaagaagaaaggaaaacatcAAGAATAA